The Gilliamella apicola genome window below encodes:
- a CDS encoding low molecular weight protein arginine phosphatase, with the protein MFNFKKYLISLLVLFSASCFSLDRVVVFVCTGNTGRSPMAEALAKDYVEKHNLNISVQSRGVNVDPNETNPEEGTVKVLKDRNIDISSHKATQLVKEDVDSSDYLLTMTQNHKDRILSKYPEAQGKVYTLAEFATGKNEDLSDPYKMPIAAYIKVENQLDKFLPLALDKIAKEK; encoded by the coding sequence ATGTTTAATTTCAAAAAATATTTAATCAGTTTATTGGTACTGTTTAGTGCTTCTTGTTTTTCACTTGATCGTGTTGTTGTGTTTGTTTGTACAGGTAATACTGGGCGTAGCCCAATGGCAGAAGCTTTAGCTAAGGATTACGTGGAAAAACATAATTTAAATATCTCAGTCCAATCACGTGGTGTAAATGTTGATCCTAATGAAACCAATCCGGAAGAGGGCACAGTTAAAGTATTAAAAGATAGAAATATTGATATATCTTCGCATAAAGCAACGCAATTAGTCAAAGAAGATGTTGATTCATCAGACTATTTATTAACAATGACCCAAAACCATAAAGATCGAATTTTAAGCAAATACCCAGAAGCTCAAGGTAAAGTATATACGTTAGCTGAATTTGCAACCGGTAAAAATGAAGATCTTTCTGATCCTTATAAAATGCCAATAGCTGCTTATATCAAGGTTGAAAATCAATTAGATAAATTTTTACCATTAGCGCTTGATAAAATCGCGAAAGAGAAATAG